In the Clostridium sporogenes genome, one interval contains:
- a CDS encoding DNA-3-methyladenine glycosylase I: MEGIQYCDWALKNEAEKKYHDEEWGIPVHDDRVLFEFFVLEYMQAGLSWDTILSKRENMRKAFDQFNPLIIVNYSESKIEKLMQNKGIIRNKLKLKALPVNAKIFLEIQKEFGSFSNYLWKYVDGKPIINQWERSEDVPSNTKLSDIISKDLKRRGFKFVGTTIIYAFLQAVGVVNDHLIYCHKHNSCNSI, from the coding sequence ATGGAAGGAATACAGTATTGTGATTGGGCTCTAAAAAATGAGGCAGAAAAGAAATATCATGATGAGGAATGGGGTATACCCGTACATGATGATAGAGTATTATTTGAATTTTTTGTATTAGAATATATGCAGGCTGGGCTCAGTTGGGACACGATTCTAAGTAAACGTGAAAATATGCGTAAAGCCTTTGATCAATTTAATCCATTGATTATAGTTAACTATTCAGAAAGTAAGATTGAAAAATTGATGCAAAATAAAGGCATAATCCGGAATAAGTTAAAATTAAAAGCACTTCCTGTAAATGCAAAAATATTTTTAGAAATACAAAAGGAGTTTGGAAGCTTTTCAAACTATCTTTGGAAGTATGTAGATGGTAAGCCCATTATTAATCAATGGGAAAGGAGTGAAGATGTGCCATCTAATACAAAACTGTCTGATATTATTAGCAAAGATCTAAAAAGACGGGGATTTAAATTTGTAGGTACAACAATTATTTATGCATTTTTACAAGCAGTTGGCGTGGTTAATGATCATTTAATCTATTGTCATAAACATAACTCCTGCAACAGTATATAA
- a CDS encoding DUF438 domain-containing protein, protein MDNKKIQELKVVLKNLNKVGVNDEIRKEALDLVKDIDAIDLSIAEQQLIEEGMEPQDLRHLCDVHMEVLKDELSKIKTKISKGHVVYTLIDEHDKILRFLEDLEKVNSDIQNTKNYNEAKEKINSLHNLAESILDAENHHQREEKVLFVEMEKREITGPTRIMRMEHDDLRFRKKELKRLSENADKMEFDKFKSKVDETSKYIIFNLRDHIFKENYILYPSSLEAIKGKDIWDDMKKRCDEIGYCSFTFEN, encoded by the coding sequence ATGGATAATAAAAAAATTCAAGAATTAAAAGTAGTTTTAAAAAATTTAAATAAAGTTGGAGTTAATGATGAAATAAGAAAAGAAGCTTTAGACCTAGTAAAAGATATTGATGCTATAGATTTATCTATAGCAGAACAACAACTTATAGAAGAAGGAATGGAGCCACAGGATTTAAGGCATTTGTGTGATGTACACATGGAAGTTTTAAAGGACGAATTAAGTAAAATAAAGACAAAGATAAGTAAGGGCCATGTGGTGTATACTTTAATAGATGAACATGATAAAATTCTAAGATTCTTAGAAGATTTAGAAAAAGTGAATTCAGATATTCAAAATACTAAAAACTATAATGAAGCTAAAGAAAAAATAAATAGTCTTCATAATCTAGCAGAGAGTATATTAGATGCAGAAAATCATCACCAAAGAGAAGAAAAAGTTTTATTCGTAGAGATGGAAAAAAGAGAAATAACAGGACCTACAAGAATAATGAGAATGGAACATGATGACCTAAGATTTAGGAAAAAAGAATTAAAAAGACTTTCTGAAAATGCAGATAAAATGGAATTTGATAAATTCAAAAGTAAAGTAGATGAAACTTCTAAATATATAATTTTTAATTTAAGGGATCATATTTTTAAAGAAAACTATATCTTATATCCATCATCGTTAGAAGCCATAAAGGGAAAGGATATATGGGATGATATGAAAAAAAGATGTGATGAAATAGGATATTGTAGCTTTACATTTGAAAATTAA
- the ric gene encoding iron-sulfur cluster repair di-iron protein encodes MKNTINVNQKLGEVVSIFPGSSRIFNDIKIDYCCGGHDTLGKALKEKGINSDEFIEKLNEEYEKFIESNEEYIDWRKEKPINIIENIIDTHHEYTKRELKEIDTLLSKILKVHFGDHGEELLKVHRLFGLLKIELEEHLIKEEENLFPLMEEYELTKDENVKNKINKFIKETEDEHDKAGDILKELEKITGDFKAPKNSCTSYKLTYDKIHRLEKDLFIHIYKENSVLFEML; translated from the coding sequence GTGAAAAACACTATTAATGTAAATCAAAAGCTTGGGGAAGTTGTTTCTATATTCCCAGGATCAAGTAGAATATTTAATGATATAAAAATAGATTATTGTTGTGGTGGACATGATACTCTAGGAAAAGCACTAAAGGAAAAAGGAATAAATTCAGATGAATTTATAGAAAAACTTAATGAAGAATATGAAAAATTTATAGAATCTAATGAAGAATATATAGATTGGAGAAAAGAAAAACCAATAAATATTATAGAAAATATAATAGATACTCATCATGAATACACAAAAAGAGAGCTTAAAGAAATAGATACCTTACTATCAAAAATATTAAAGGTTCATTTTGGGGATCATGGAGAAGAATTATTAAAAGTTCATAGATTATTTGGGCTTTTGAAAATAGAACTAGAAGAGCATCTAATAAAAGAAGAAGAAAATCTATTTCCGCTAATGGAGGAGTATGAATTGACTAAAGATGAAAATGTAAAAAATAAGATAAATAAATTTATAAAAGAAACAGAAGATGAACATGATAAAGCTGGAGATATATTAAAAGAGTTAGAAAAAATAACAGGAGATTTCAAAGCACCTAAAAATTCATGTACAAGCTATAAATTAACTTATGATAAGATTCATAGATTAGAAAAAGATTTATTTATTCATATATACAAAGAAAATAGTGTATTATTTGAGATGCTTTAA
- a CDS encoding FprA family A-type flavoprotein, which produces MMKNVKIKENIYLVGKIDDRDVPFHRLTLTKGTTYNSYLLFTEKPTIIDTVDISFGRQYIESLKTLIDLEKIQYIVINHTEPDHSGALGTLARNAKNATIVCTQKAVEQLKAMYKLYDRTFLVVKDGDTLDIGGKTLEFIETPYLHTEETMITFTTEDKILFPCDIFSTHVANYEYFNDKAKEDILEDFKTYYSLIMHPHRRYVQNMIKKIRNLDIEIIAPSHGFILRDNAQKFIKLYDEMSKNTDVNKKVLILYSIMTNNTKKISELMKEYFEKDNINVELINVNKTSDKDILENVKTSDAILVGTSTKYADMIGRLEDVLKSLKDIKLENKIAAAFGSYGWSGEGIEVVQDYLNETNMKVLSTSYIIKSTGMTDIKFPIRIKFSPEEMDKQEIKKATMFIADLLLNSL; this is translated from the coding sequence ATGATGAAAAATGTAAAAATTAAAGAAAATATTTATTTGGTAGGAAAAATTGATGATAGAGATGTGCCATTCCATAGATTAACTTTAACAAAGGGAACTACTTATAACAGTTATCTTTTATTTACAGAAAAACCTACAATAATTGATACTGTAGATATAAGTTTTGGAAGGCAATACATTGAAAGTCTCAAAACTTTAATAGACTTAGAAAAAATTCAGTATATAGTAATAAATCATACAGAACCAGATCATTCAGGAGCTTTAGGAACTTTAGCTCGTAATGCTAAAAATGCAACTATTGTTTGTACTCAAAAAGCAGTGGAACAATTAAAAGCTATGTATAAACTTTATGATAGGACTTTCTTAGTAGTTAAAGATGGGGATACCCTTGATATAGGTGGAAAAACTCTTGAATTTATAGAAACACCTTATCTTCATACAGAAGAAACTATGATAACTTTTACTACAGAAGATAAAATATTATTCCCATGTGATATATTTAGTACTCATGTAGCAAATTATGAATATTTCAATGATAAAGCTAAAGAGGATATATTAGAAGATTTTAAAACATACTACAGTTTAATAATGCATCCTCATAGAAGATATGTACAAAATATGATAAAGAAAATAAGAAATTTAGATATAGAAATTATAGCACCATCTCATGGGTTTATATTAAGAGATAATGCTCAAAAATTTATAAAACTGTATGATGAAATGAGCAAAAATACAGATGTAAATAAAAAAGTTTTAATTTTATATTCTATAATGACAAACAATACTAAAAAAATTTCGGAATTAATGAAAGAATATTTTGAAAAGGACAATATAAATGTAGAGTTGATTAATGTTAATAAAACATCAGATAAGGATATTTTAGAAAATGTTAAAACATCGGATGCAATACTTGTAGGAACATCTACAAAATATGCGGACATGATTGGGAGATTAGAAGACGTTTTAAAAAGTTTAAAGGATATAAAATTAGAAAATAAAATAGCAGCAGCCTTTGGATCTTATGGATGGAGTGGAGAAGGTATTGAAGTTGTGCAAGATTATTTAAATGAAACAAATATGAAAGTTTTAAGCACTTCATATATTATAAAATCCACAGGAATGACAGATATAAAATTTCCAATAAGGATTAAATTTTCACCAGAAGAAATGGACAAGCAAGAAATAAAGAAAGCTACTATGTTTATAGCAGATTTATTATTAAATTCACTATAA
- a CDS encoding Crp/Fnr family transcriptional regulator, translating into MKEYTCRNCHHNICARKVPIFSSLSEKELIKIVNMTGHEAFKKGEAICNEGDKSETLVIINEGKVKLCKLTKEGKEQIIHILSSGDFFGELNLFNDNESYNFSAYAISDVKICTFTKQKMDDILLKNPDISLKILKEVTKRLAETETLAQNLATNDADIRIANMILDFGEKYGVNKEQYIEIKLPINREEMANYVGVTRETISRKLSKFEDLEIIKIVGNKVIIIKDKDALKEYIE; encoded by the coding sequence ATGAAAGAGTATACTTGTAGAAATTGTCATCATAATATTTGCGCAAGGAAAGTTCCTATATTTTCTTCTTTATCAGAAAAAGAATTAATAAAAATTGTAAATATGACAGGGCATGAAGCTTTTAAAAAGGGAGAAGCTATTTGCAACGAAGGAGATAAATCGGAAACTTTAGTTATTATAAATGAAGGAAAAGTGAAACTTTGTAAGCTTACAAAGGAAGGGAAAGAACAAATTATTCATATACTTTCTAGTGGAGATTTTTTTGGAGAATTAAATCTTTTTAATGATAATGAGAGTTATAATTTTTCTGCTTATGCCATATCTGATGTAAAAATATGTACTTTTACAAAACAGAAAATGGATGATATATTATTAAAAAATCCAGACATATCCTTAAAGATATTGAAAGAGGTAACTAAAAGACTTGCAGAAACAGAAACTTTAGCTCAAAATCTAGCTACTAATGATGCAGATATTAGAATAGCTAATATGATATTAGACTTTGGTGAAAAATATGGAGTAAATAAAGAACAATATATAGAAATAAAACTGCCTATAAATAGAGAAGAAATGGCAAACTATGTGGGGGTTACAAGAGAAACTATAAGTAGAAAATTATCTAAATTCGAAGACTTGGAGATTATAAAGATTGTTGGTAATAAAGTAATTATAATTAAAGATAAGGATGCATTAAAAGAATATATAGAATAG
- a CDS encoding YdcF family protein has translation MKNKIKRILMVIMVIALIGTAAIFFSDFRVRSESKKYIVNPKDVPEAEAILVLGAYVKPNGELCDMLEDRVAVGIDLYKNNKAKKMLFSGDHGQVNYDEVNAMKQVAEKKGVKKEDIFLDHAGFSTYESIYRAKEIFKAKKIIIVTQQYHLMRAVYIARHLGLDAYGVSSDKRNYRGIDKYKTREIAARVKDYFNVNLIKPKPKYLGDTIPVSGNGIVTHDK, from the coding sequence TTGAAAAATAAAATAAAAAGGATATTGATGGTTATTATGGTAATAGCTTTAATAGGAACAGCAGCAATATTTTTTAGTGATTTTAGGGTAAGATCAGAAAGTAAAAAATACATTGTAAATCCTAAAGATGTTCCAGAAGCAGAGGCAATTTTAGTATTAGGGGCTTATGTCAAGCCAAATGGTGAACTTTGTGATATGTTAGAGGATAGAGTAGCAGTTGGAATAGATTTATATAAAAATAACAAGGCGAAAAAAATGCTATTTAGCGGAGATCATGGACAAGTTAATTATGATGAAGTAAATGCAATGAAGCAAGTTGCTGAAAAAAAAGGGGTTAAAAAGGAGGATATATTTTTAGATCATGCCGGATTTAGTACCTATGAAAGTATATATAGAGCAAAAGAGATTTTTAAAGCTAAAAAAATAATAATTGTAACTCAACAATACCATCTTATGAGGGCTGTGTATATAGCAAGACATCTTGGATTAGATGCCTATGGAGTAAGCTCTGATAAAAGAAATTATAGGGGAATAGATAAATATAAAACTAGAGAAATTGCAGCAAGAGTAAAGGATTATTTTAATGTTAATTTAATTAAACCCAAACCTAAATATCTAGGAGATACTATACCTGTAAGTGGAAATGGTATAGTTACACATGATAAGTAA
- a CDS encoding LysR family transcriptional regulator yields the protein MISKLDLYRVFSCVGKCKSFSRAAKELYMTQPAVSQSIMQLEKELSIRLFTRTPKGVILTNEGEILFEYVTSAISLIEAGEKKMLDSKNLMIGDLKIGVGDTTSKYFLLSYLEEFHIKYPNVKLKILNGTTVELCNLVKTGDIDLAICNLPIEDSVLEFKKCMEIQDIFVCGERFNKIISKPLSFVEISKMPLILLDRKSNSRQYVEKYLLSKGVNISPEIELGAHDLLLQFAKINLGIACVVKEFALECLEKEILFEVKTKEPIPKRNIGFCYLKSVSLSPAARTFLESL from the coding sequence ATGATAAGTAAATTAGATTTATATAGAGTGTTTAGTTGCGTAGGAAAGTGTAAAAGCTTTTCAAGAGCCGCTAAGGAGTTATATATGACACAACCAGCTGTAAGTCAATCTATAATGCAATTAGAAAAAGAGCTTAGTATAAGACTTTTTACACGAACTCCAAAAGGGGTTATTTTAACTAATGAAGGTGAAATTTTATTTGAATATGTAACTTCTGCTATAAGTTTAATAGAAGCAGGAGAAAAAAAGATGTTGGATTCTAAAAATCTTATGATTGGAGATTTAAAAATAGGGGTAGGAGATACCACTTCTAAGTATTTTCTATTATCCTATTTAGAAGAATTTCATATAAAGTATCCAAACGTAAAATTGAAAATATTAAATGGAACTACTGTAGAACTATGTAATTTAGTTAAAACAGGAGATATTGACTTAGCTATTTGTAACTTACCAATAGAAGACTCTGTTTTAGAATTTAAAAAGTGTATGGAAATACAAGACATATTTGTTTGTGGGGAAAGGTTTAATAAAATTATATCTAAGCCTTTAAGTTTTGTAGAAATTTCAAAGATGCCACTTATATTATTAGATAGAAAATCTAATTCAAGACAGTATGTAGAAAAATATTTGTTGTCAAAGGGGGTTAATATTAGTCCAGAAATAGAACTTGGTGCTCATGATTTATTATTACAATTTGCAAAGATAAATTTAGGAATAGCTTGTGTTGTAAAAGAATTTGCATTAGAATGTTTAGAAAAAGAAATTTTGTTTGAGGTAAAAACAAAAGAACCCATACCTAAGCGAAATATAGGCTTTTGCTATTTGAAAAGTGTATCACTGTCTCCAGCAGCAAGAACATTTTTAGAATCACTATAA
- a CDS encoding coenzyme F420-0:L-glutamate ligase, protein MERVVGTVVRGLRCPIINEGDCIEDIVVDSVLRASEVEGFKINDKDVVTVTESVVARAQGNYATIDQIAKDVKSKFGNDTIGVIFPILSRNRFAICLRGIAKGAAKKIVLMLSYPSDEVGNHLVDIDMLDEKGINPWSDVLTEKQFRDCFGEVKHTFTGVDYVEYYKSLIEEYGVECEVIFSNNPKTILNYTKNVLACDIHTRFRTKKILKNNGGEKIYSLDNILSSSVDGGGFNENYGLLGSNKSTEDTVKLFPRNCKPVVDTIQAKLKEKTGKNVEVMIYGDGAFKDPVGKIWELADPVVAPAYTQGLDGTPNEVKLKYLADNDFADLKGDELKKAISEYIKNKEDNLVGSMASQGTTPRRLTDLIGSLSDLTSGSGDKGTPIIFIQGYFDNYTK, encoded by the coding sequence TTGGAAAGAGTAGTTGGAACTGTTGTTAGAGGTCTTCGTTGTCCTATCATTAATGAAGGAGATTGTATAGAAGATATCGTTGTTGATAGCGTATTAAGGGCTTCTGAAGTTGAAGGCTTTAAAATAAATGATAAGGATGTTGTTACTGTAACAGAATCTGTTGTTGCTCGTGCCCAAGGTAACTATGCCACAATAGATCAAATTGCAAAAGACGTAAAATCAAAATTCGGTAATGATACTATAGGAGTAATCTTCCCAATATTAAGCCGTAACCGTTTTGCTATATGCCTTCGTGGTATTGCAAAAGGTGCTGCTAAAAAAATCGTGCTTATGCTTAGCTATCCATCTGATGAAGTTGGTAATCACCTTGTTGATATAGACATGTTAGATGAAAAAGGAATAAACCCTTGGAGTGATGTTTTAACTGAAAAACAATTCCGTGATTGTTTTGGAGAAGTTAAACATACATTTACTGGAGTTGATTATGTTGAATACTATAAATCTTTAATCGAAGAATATGGTGTTGAATGTGAAGTTATATTCTCAAATAATCCAAAAACTATATTAAACTATACAAAGAATGTTCTTGCTTGTGATATACACACAAGATTTAGAACTAAAAAAATACTTAAAAATAATGGTGGCGAAAAAATATACAGCCTTGATAATATATTATCTTCATCTGTTGATGGTGGTGGATTTAATGAAAACTATGGTCTTTTAGGTTCAAACAAATCTACTGAAGACACTGTTAAGTTATTCCCTCGTAACTGCAAGCCTGTTGTTGATACTATACAAGCTAAGCTTAAAGAAAAGACAGGTAAAAATGTTGAAGTTATGATTTACGGAGACGGAGCATTCAAAGATCCTGTGGGTAAGATATGGGAGCTTGCTGATCCAGTAGTTGCACCTGCTTATACACAAGGACTTGATGGAACTCCAAACGAAGTTAAATTGAAATATCTTGCAGATAATGACTTTGCCGATTTAAAAGGCGATGAACTTAAAAAAGCTATATCTGAATATATAAAAAATAAAGAAGATAATCTTGTAGGTTCTATGGCATCTCAAGGAACTACTCCAAGAAGACTTACAGACCTTATAGGATCACTTTCTGACTTAACTTCTGGAAGTGGGGATAAAGGTACACCTATAATATTTATACAAGGTTATTTTGATAACTATACTAAATAA
- a CDS encoding MBL fold metallo-hydrolase has translation MKITVLVENNTSNPDCEPKHGLSLHIQTTHHCILFDFGPDGSTLLKNADVLGVDLSNVDTAFLSHGHMDHGGGLNTFLERNVSSMIYARPDAFSSHIIKVFGKDYAVGVEPSLTNHPQIVLTESSQIIDEELRVFSSPCGNVLKPMFNNTLYAEKNGVMVEDDFSHEQSLLITEGETTVLVGGCAHGGIVNLLNKAEEILGRPVDFVVSGFHLYDPPTKKTEPESRIDELAEKLSKYSTGYFTCHCTGETAFNRLHSLLGDKINTLSTGDVIEL, from the coding sequence ATGAAAATAACTGTTTTGGTAGAAAATAATACTAGTAATCCTGATTGTGAACCTAAGCATGGGTTGAGTTTACATATACAAACCACCCATCATTGTATTCTTTTTGATTTTGGACCGGATGGGTCTACTTTATTAAAAAATGCTGATGTTTTGGGTGTTGATCTGTCCAATGTAGATACTGCTTTTCTTTCACATGGACATATGGATCACGGTGGTGGATTGAATACATTTTTGGAGCGTAATGTTAGCTCTATGATTTATGCTCGTCCAGACGCTTTTTCGTCACATATAATAAAAGTGTTTGGAAAAGACTATGCTGTAGGAGTAGAGCCATCTTTGACCAATCATCCTCAGATAGTGCTAACTGAATCATCCCAGATTATTGATGAAGAGTTACGGGTATTTAGTAGTCCTTGCGGGAATGTGCTTAAACCCATGTTTAATAACACTCTTTATGCTGAAAAAAATGGCGTAATGGTGGAGGATGATTTCTCTCATGAACAGAGTTTACTTATTACAGAAGGAGAAACAACTGTACTAGTAGGTGGTTGTGCCCATGGAGGGATTGTAAACTTATTAAACAAAGCAGAGGAGATATTAGGTCGTCCTGTAGATTTTGTAGTATCTGGATTTCATCTATATGATCCACCTACTAAAAAGACAGAGCCTGAAAGTAGAATTGATGAACTAGCTGAAAAACTATCTAAATATTCAACAGGCTATTTTACTTGCCATTGTACAGGTGAAACAGCTTTTAATAGACTTCATTCTTTGTTAGGAGATAAAATAAATACACTTTCAACAGGGGATGTAATAGAATTATAA
- a CDS encoding MFS transporter — MDNRTKEENNTYKNNWIILAIVVMSPFMACLDSSIINVALPVMAKELYTSMAGIQQVVTSYLIVISAAILIFGRLGDIKGKTSVFKYGFIIFVLGSFLCGISTTLNFLIFSRIVQAIGAAMTMSTSQGIITNTFPSNERGRALGISGTSVALGTLLGPPLGGLIISVVSWEYIFLINVPIGLVAFIAAMKYLPKDKVKSDQSLDIKGAILFVICIVALFWAMLKGQQTGYNHISIIISFIISLICFIVFIILELKIENPMLDLSIFKNRVFSVNIFSAFVMFIGISCINIIQPFYLQDVLKLSPGKTGLIMMAYPIVLSIVAPISGYLSDKMGSKKLTLAGIVVASIGLLCMTFLNEQSTFLMITLLLSVVALGNGLFQSPNNSLVMSSVEKTKLGIAGGVNALIRNLGFIFGVSISTTILYNRMSYKIGYRVLSYVEGRGDVFIYGMRWVYFMAAVSCIIGFLVSLINKIKLKPDR, encoded by the coding sequence ATGGATAATAGAACTAAAGAAGAAAACAATACATATAAAAATAATTGGATAATACTTGCTATAGTAGTTATGTCACCATTTATGGCATGTCTTGACAGTAGCATAATAAATGTAGCATTGCCAGTTATGGCAAAAGAACTTTATACATCCATGGCAGGAATTCAACAGGTTGTTACAAGTTATCTTATAGTAATTTCTGCAGCTATACTTATATTTGGAAGATTAGGAGATATAAAAGGAAAAACAAGTGTATTTAAATATGGATTTATAATATTTGTTTTGGGATCTTTTTTATGTGGAATATCAACTACACTTAATTTTTTAATATTTTCAAGAATCGTTCAAGCCATAGGAGCAGCCATGACTATGTCTACAAGTCAAGGAATTATAACAAATACATTTCCATCTAATGAAAGAGGCAGAGCACTTGGAATTTCTGGTACATCTGTTGCACTTGGAACTTTACTTGGACCACCTTTAGGAGGATTAATAATATCAGTAGTAAGTTGGGAATATATATTCTTGATAAATGTTCCTATAGGATTAGTAGCATTTATAGCAGCAATGAAATATTTACCTAAGGATAAGGTGAAAAGCGATCAATCTCTAGATATTAAAGGAGCAATTCTTTTTGTTATATGCATAGTTGCTTTATTTTGGGCAATGCTTAAAGGTCAGCAAACAGGATATAATCATATTAGCATAATTATATCATTTATAATATCATTAATATGTTTTATTGTATTTATTATATTAGAATTAAAAATTGAAAATCCTATGTTAGACTTGTCAATATTTAAAAATAGAGTGTTTTCTGTTAATATATTTAGTGCTTTTGTAATGTTTATAGGAATAAGTTGTATAAACATAATACAACCATTTTATCTTCAAGATGTATTAAAATTATCACCAGGTAAAACAGGACTTATAATGATGGCATATCCTATTGTTTTAAGTATTGTAGCTCCAATAAGTGGATATTTATCAGATAAAATGGGAAGTAAAAAACTTACATTAGCAGGCATTGTAGTAGCATCTATTGGATTGCTTTGTATGACTTTTTTAAATGAACAATCAACATTTTTAATGATTACCTTATTGTTATCTGTAGTAGCATTAGGAAATGGATTATTTCAATCTCCTAATAATTCATTAGTTATGTCATCAGTTGAAAAAACTAAATTAGGAATAGCAGGTGGTGTAAATGCTCTTATTAGAAACTTAGGATTTATTTTTGGAGTTTCAATTTCAACCACCATATTGTATAACAGAATGAGTTATAAAATAGGTTATAGAGTGCTAAGCTATGTGGAAGGAAGAGGAGATGTATTCATCTATGGTATGAGGTGGGTATATTTTATGGCAGCAGTGTCATGTATTATTGGATTTTTAGTATCCTTAATTAATAAAATAAAATTAAAACCAGATAGATAA
- a CDS encoding MarR family transcriptional regulator, giving the protein MEKRNLLNKYIAMIDRASQGYLDEALKKYELSSGTYPFILALYDNEGINQNALSEYVKVDKALSARAIKRLIELEYVEKIINSKDARAYKLYLTEKAKAVVPEVRKALDGWLHIITNGLTEEEKETAECLLQNMYMNIKESKAKN; this is encoded by the coding sequence ATGGAAAAAAGAAATCTTTTAAACAAATATATAGCAATGATAGATAGAGCGTCACAAGGTTATTTAGATGAAGCCCTAAAAAAGTATGAGTTAAGTTCAGGAACATATCCTTTTATTTTGGCACTATATGACAATGAAGGCATAAATCAAAATGCTTTAAGTGAGTATGTAAAAGTAGATAAGGCTCTTTCTGCTAGAGCTATAAAAAGGCTTATAGAGCTTGAATATGTAGAAAAAATTATAAATAGTAAAGATGCAAGAGCATATAAATTATATCTTACAGAAAAGGCTAAAGCTGTTGTTCCAGAAGTTAGAAAAGCCTTAGATGGTTGGTTACATATAATAACTAATGGATTAACAGAGGAAGAGAAAGAAACTGCAGAATGTTTACTGCAAAATATGTATATGAATATAAAGGAGTCTAAAGCTAAAAACTAA
- a CDS encoding ferritin family protein has protein sequence MNKEELKTIKQAIINENEGYEFYKMVSKDTNSEEAKKAFLELAEEELKHVKWLKDLFTKLKDNKMDSIDLKEIQVASPKIFAWQNLDREGASKAVSVFGIGIQMERDSVDFYKKAAKYTEVQEAKVIYEELAKWEQSHLEQFYKEYETLMEEWWSEQGFEPF, from the coding sequence ATGAATAAGGAAGAATTAAAGACTATTAAACAGGCTATAATAAATGAAAATGAAGGTTATGAATTTTATAAAATGGTGTCAAAAGATACAAATTCGGAAGAGGCTAAAAAAGCATTCCTAGAATTGGCAGAAGAAGAATTAAAACATGTGAAATGGTTAAAAGATTTATTCACTAAACTAAAAGATAATAAAATGGATAGCATAGACTTAAAAGAGATTCAAGTAGCTTCACCAAAGATATTTGCTTGGCAAAATTTAGATAGGGAAGGTGCTTCAAAAGCAGTGTCAGTATTTGGTATAGGGATTCAAATGGAAAGAGATTCTGTAGACTTTTATAAAAAGGCTGCTAAATATACAGAAGTTCAAGAGGCTAAAGTAATATATGAAGAATTAGCTAAGTGGGAACAAAGCCACTTAGAACAATTTTATAAAGAATATGAAACATTAATGGAAGAATGGTGGAGTGAGCAAGGATTTGAGCCATTTTAA